The nucleotide window AACTGGTTACCGTGTTGTTGCTGCCTTGGTTACTATGGTAGCCATGCTGTAGGTGTGTTGGTAACCCGGTTGTGGGTGTGATGGTAACCCGGTTGTGGGTGTGATGGTAACCCGGTGGTGGGTGTGATGGTAACCCggttgtgggtgtgttggtAACCCggtggtgggtgtgttggtAACCGTCGGTGACCGTGTTGCAGGTGAGCATCGGGAACCCAGAGAAGATGGAGCCCATCACCAACGTGTCCCACATCCCCAGCAGCCGCTGGGCGCTGCTCTGCTGCGTCTGCCAGGACAAGACCGGGGCCTGCATACAGGTACCGCACGGCATGCTGGGATACCAGGCTTACAAGGCCCGCCATGGTACCGGCACCGTAGTCTGGCCTGACGCTCTGCAGCTAGTATGTGAGCCCTGATCACCGCTGAGTTAGTATGTTAACATGTCGAACCAGGGGGTTAGTATGCGAACGTGCCATCATTTTAGCATTGCTAGTATGTTAGCATGGTTTaccatgctcctcctcctcagtgctaAGATGGTAGCTAGTATGTTAGCGTGGTTtaacctgctcctcctcctcagtgctaACATGGTAGCTCCTATGTTAGCGTGGTTTAACATGCGTCTCCTCCTCAGTGCTAACATGGTAGCTCCTATGTTAGCGTGGTTTAACATGCGTCTCCTCCTCAGTGCTAACATGCTAGCTCCTATGTTAGCGTGGTTTAACATGCGTCTCCTCCTCAGTGCTAACATGCTAGCCCCTATGTTAGCGTGGTTTAACATGCGTCTCCTCCTCAGTGCTAACATGGTAGCTCCTATGTTAGCGTGGTTTaacatgctcctcctcctcagtgctcGGCTAAGAACTGCCGCGTCGCGTTCCACGTGACCTGCGGCCTCAAGAACAAGCTGAAGATGATCACCTTCCTCACCGAGGAAGACGAGGTCAAGTTCAAGTCCTTCTGCCCCAAACACTCgggcccggaggaggaggaggaggaggaggagggcggggccgacaagaggagctggaggaggggccGGGTGAGAGGCGAAGAGGACGAGCAGGAGGACAAGAAGAGGGGGAACCTCCGGCAGCTGaagctgcagcagctggaggaggagttcCCGGCGTTCGtggcggcggaggaggtggcggagcGGCTGCGGCTGTCGGCCGAGCTGGTGGACTTCCTGTTCCAGTACTGGAAGCTGAAGCGCAAAGCCAACTTCAACCAGCCGCTCCTCACCcccaagaaggaggaggaggagagcctggCCCGCCGCGagcaggaggtgctgctgaggCGCCTCCAGCTCTTCACCCACCTCCGGCAGGACCTGGAGAGGGTAGGTCTGACCCCTCCCTGACGCCACACTGACCCCCACTCTGACCCCGGGTTGACCTGTGACCTCTGCTCCCCAGGTGAGGAACCTGAGCTACATGGTGACCAGGAGGGAGAAGATGAAGAGGTCGCTCTGCCGCCTCCAGGAGCAGATGTTCCACaagcagctcctcctgctggagCAGCTCAgtggtcagtttaacctgtgttaaatacagcctatgttaagtcagtttaacctgtgttaAATACAGCCTATgataagtcagtttaacctgtgttaAATACAGTCTATAttaggtcagtttaacctgtgttaAATACAGCCTATGTTAAGTCAGTCTAACCTGTGTTAAATACAGCCTATgataagtcagtttaacctgtgttaAATACAGTCTATAttaggtcagtttaacctgtgttaAATACAGCCTATGttaggtcagtttaacctgtgttaAATACAGTCTATAttaggtcagtttaacctgtgttaaatacagtctatgttgggtcagtttaacctgtgttaaatacagtctatgttaggtcagtttaacctgtgttaaatacagcctatgttaagtcagtttaacctgtgttaaatacagtctatgttaggtcagtttaacctgtgttaaatacagtctgttaggtcagtttaacctgtgttaaatacagtctatgttgggtcagtttaacctgtgttaaatacagtctatgttaggtcagtttaacctgtgttaaatacagtctatgttaggtcagtttaacctgtgttaaatacagtctatgttgggtcagtttaacctgtgttaaatacagtctgttaggtcagtttaacctgtgttaaatacagtctatgttaggtcagtttaacctgtgttaAATACAGCCTATGttaggtcagtttaacctgtgttaaatacagtctatgttgggtcagtttaacctgtgttaaatacagtctatgttaggtcagtttaacctgtgttaaatacagtctatgttgggtcagtttaacctgtgttaaatacagtctatgttaggtcagtttaacctgtgttaAATACAGCCTATGttaggtcagtttaacctgtgttaAATACAGCCTATGttaggtcagtttaacctgtgttaaatacagtctatgctaggtcagtttaacctgtgttaaatacagtcagttaggtcagtttaacctgtgttaAATACAGTCTATGTTAGGTCAGTTAAACCTGTGTTAAATACAGCCTATGttaggtcagtttaacctgtgttaaatacagtctatgttgggtcagtttaacctgtgttaaatacagtctatgttaggtcagtttaacctgtgttaaatacagtctatgttaggtcagtttaacctgtgttaAATACAGCCTATGttaggtcagtttaacctgtgttaAATACAGCCTATGTTAGGTCAGTTTAACCTATGTTAAATAAAGCCTATGTTAGGTCAGTTTAACCGGTGTTAAATACAGCCTATGttaggtcagtttaacctgtgttaaatacagtctatgttgggtcagtttaacctgtgttaaatacagtctatgttaggtcagtttaacctgtgttaaatacagtctatgttaggtcagtttaacctgtgttaaatacagtctatgttaggtcagtttaacctgtgttaAATACAGCCTATGTTTGGTCAGTCTAACCTGTGTAATCTATAGGTCAGTTTAACTCACAGTCAGGCAGTGCAGTCTGATGATCTTCTGCCTCTTGTGTTCCTCAGCCGATCCTTCGGCCACGGACCCGGACCAGAACCTCTCGGagggctcctcctccaccacctcctccaccacctcctccaccacctccaccacctccacctcctccacctcctcctcctccaagggCCGGAGGCTGAGGCCCGACAGGAggaccagggggaggagctccCCAGCCTCTCCTCCCCACGGCGCCAAGGGGTCCGGGAGCAGGAGCACCAGACAGCCCGCCCCCGACCAGAACCAGGGCGCCCTCCCCGAGGGCCGCAGGGGCCCCGAGCGGGGGTCCCCGGTCCCggagggggcccggggggggggggggggggggggaggaggaggaggggaggaggaggaaggcctcagagggcccctccccccggcgCCTGGATAAGACGGTGTGCGTCCGGCTGGTGGACATCCGCCTGCTCCACCCGCCCCCCGGCTCCACCTACAGCACCAGCTGCAGCCAGCTGAAGAACTGGGGCAAGTTCAGGATCCCCAAGAGGGcggagagaccccccccctcggAACTCCCGAGCCCCGaggccccccggccccgcctccGCTCCGGGGCCgcgccccccggggccccgcccaccgggcagggggcggagcccGGCGGCCAGGAGGCGGAGCCCAGCCCGAAGCGATGTCACTCCCACCAGCTGAGAAGGGACGCCACGCTCGGCCGTCGCTACGGCAACCACATCATCCGGCAGGGCGTGCTGGCGTCTTGACGAGAGGGCGGAGCCTATCGTCCTAGCCGTGTCCAATGAGACGTCTCCGACAGAACCCAGCCCATATTTATGTTAATTTGTAAGATGTGTACAAATTTGGgaaatattttactttattttattttcattaatttCGAGCAGAAGGATCGTCCAGCTGCCATGAAGTCCTGCCTGCTGGTTAAGGAGCTACATGCTACTAAAGAGCTAACTGCTAGTTTGGCTACTGTCTGCTCGGGGAAGTGGTGTTCGTTCTGGAATGCCAGCATCAGTTTAGCGTGGAAGAAGAATCAAGGACTTCTTCATGTCCGTCATTCACAGCTCTGATAAACAAGCTGAATCATGAGCCTCTTCGCCCTGCCATAGTGCCTAACTTAACGTGTTAAATCTTGAAAACGTTTAGCCTTCAACATGTTTAGACGTTAATGCCTGAGGTCTTTAATTTGTTAAGTCTTTATGCTTTAAATCTTTAATGACAGTCTTTCATGTGTCAAGTCTTTAATGCGTTTAGTCTTTAATGCTTTAAATCTTTAATCAGTCCATCCAGAAAAATGCGcagtttttttgtgattgttgcggccaaaaatccttgataaTGTGGCCCGTTTTCTTAAAAATGTGATGAaatatgcggcatatttatgcaattgtatgcgatgaaattgcgggaacttgcgaaaaaatgcgggaacttgcgaaaaTGCAGCTTTTCGATGACGTCACGTAATTACGTCAAGTAAAGGCaagtaaacgcaacatttttcaactttctgctaagatatacgtgacttttttgcaacggaaatgcagggattatgaaatcatgcacGCCCTGTATATTTTGCGCGGAAACCTGCAATTTATGcggtgaaagtgcggcatatttgaaaaaatgcggcccccgcatgaatatgcagactttggctgattgtgcgttgaattatgcgatcgcataatcacgtttttctggagggactgttcAATGCGTTTAGTCTTTAATGCCTCGAGTCTTTATGCTTCAAGTCTTTATGCCTTAAGTCTTTAATGCATTAGGTCTTACATGTGGGCTTCATTGTGTATAACCTTTGTGTTTAACCTTTAATGTTTGCACTATCAGAGGACTGTGAGTTCAGATATTTTTACACTGAATACTAATTTTGTACTTTCACCTGCTGCTGAActcttatgcaaaataaaacatttctaaatgttttcccTTTAAGAATACATTTCAGCATTTTTCCACTTCAATGGAGTGGTTTGAATCTTTTTCTGAGTGCGGTTTACCCTAAACACCAACCAGCGGGACAACACGCTGGTTTATACTGGTGGGAGACTAGTGACCACACACTGGTTTATACTGGTGGGAGACTAGTGACCACACACTGGTTTAAGATGGTCTGAGACTAGTGACCACATACTGGTTTATGATGGTGGGAGACTAGTGACCACACACTGGTTTATGATGGTGGGAGACTAGTGACCGCACACTGGTTTATGATGGTGTGAGACTAGTGACCACATACTGGTTTATGATGGTGTGAGACTAGTGACCACATACTGGTTTATGATGATGGGAGACTGATGACCACATACTGGTTTATGATGGAAAATACGATATTCATGACTTAAAATCGAAGTGGTCAAAATACGATACTTATGACTCGTGGGCTTTAGGTCAGTTATCGTAGTTATGCATATTTGAATAACACAATATGACAGGTTCGATGACAGCGGCCGGATTAATTATAATCCGTCTCAATTGCTTAGGCCTGACTTAAGCTTGAGTTTTCTGGTCCCTAATTTGACCAGTCGAATGAGTCTCATGAAAATATGatagatataataataaagacTATATATAGTGTTTTGACCACTTGAATATGAGGAGCCTTATGAACATTTAATATATAATagtgttttttatgtgtgtctAAATTAATGTATGCCATACATCAGATAACCTTGTTttcaaagtaggcctacaacatttCAATGTTATGAATTCAATGTGGTTTACATTTCGGCTATTGAATTTTAAATAGCTTTTAAAGTTCAAAACATTATGGCATTGATCTGCTTCCATATCTTTCAACTCTCAGACTTTCCAGCAGCACGCATAATCTGTGTCCTCATCAGTGTCACTAATCCTGACCGAATCAACAAGGTCGACAAGGTTCCCATGGATCCGCAACCTCCTGGAACACGTTCAGCCCAGAAGGCTAGTGGTTCTAAGCACAGAAAACGATATCAAATATAATGGGAACAAGATAATAAAATATAGTGGTTTTGAGTACTAGGCTCCAAGAATAACTTTGTATAATATCAAATATAATATGTTTTTTCCGAAGGCATCAACAGTAGCCTACAGTTCAGTCTGTTCCCAGTCATGGGACAGCAGCTAATGGGAGTCAGTGCAGAATGATAGGATTCGAGGAGGAGAAGATATTTGTGATTTTCGTGCTTAATTCCCATTTCACCGGATGGCTGTGTTGGCTAATTCAATTATAGCATGTTCATGTAAACAGGCAGGCCTTCAAAAGTGTGTGAAACCTCTGCAGCTGCTGCTAAGAAGTTGAAACCCCCCTGGACTTCACCAAAataccatttacatttatatttatatcaatattaTGATACGTAtccaaaatataatatatataacataatatCTATCCacaatgtaatatatatataatatcacataATATATACCCACAATATTATATACAAAAAAAGTGTATCACTTTGATACTATATCACAGTGATAAAGAGTCTCTCAAAGTCATCTTGAAAGAATCTCCCTCCCCAAACCTATCCCAAAACGTTACATTTTTTAAGCACTAGCTCTATCATCCAGGCCTACAACGCTAGCTGTATCATCAAACCCCACACTGCTCTATCATCCAGCCCTGCACTGCTAGCTCTATCATCTAGGCCTACACCGCTAGCTGTATCATCCAGCCCTAAACTGTTAGCTCTATCATCTAGCCCTACACCGCTAGCTGTATCATCCACCCCTACACCACTAGATCGCTAAATGTATCATCCACCCCTACATCTATCATCCACCCCTACATCTATCATCCAACCCTACAGCGCTAAATGTATCATCCACCCCTACATCTATCTTCCAACTCTACACCGCTAAATGTATCATCCACCCCTACATCTATCATCCACCCCTACATCTATCATCCAACCCTACAGCGCTAAATGTATCATCCACCCCTACATCTATCTTCCAACTCTACACCGCTAAATGTATCATCCACCCCTACATCTATCATCCAACCCTACACCGCTAAATGTATCATCCACCCCTACATCTATCATCCACCCCTACATCTATCATCCAACCCTACACCGCTAAATGTATCATCCACCCCTACATCTATCATCCAACCCTACACCGCTAAATGTATCATCCACCCCTACATCTATCATCCAACCCTACACCGCTAAATGTATCATCCACCCCTACATCTATCATCCACCCCTACATCTATCATCCAACCCTACACCGCTAAATGTATCATCCACCCCTACATCTATCATCCAACCCTACACCGCTAAATGTATCATCCACCCCTACATCTATCATCCAACCCTACACCGCTAAATGTATCATCCACCCCTACATCTATCATCCAACCCTACATCTATCATCCACCCCTACATCTATCATCCAACCCTACACCGCTAAATGTATCATCCACCCCTACATCTATCATCCACCCCTACATCTATCATCCAACCCTACACCGCTAAATGTATCATCCACCCCTACATCTATCATCCAACCCTACACCGCTAAATGTATCATCCACCCCTACATCTATCATCCAACCCTACACCGCTAAATGTATCATCCACCCCTACATCTATCATCCAACCCTACATCTATCATCCACCCCTACATCTATCATCCAACCCTACACCGCTAAATGTATCATCCACCCCTACATCTATCATCCAACCCTACATCTATCATCCAACCCTACATCGCTAAATGTATCATCCACCCCTACATCTATCATCCAACCCTACACCGCTAAATGTATCATCCACCCCTACATCTATCATCCAACCCTACACCGCTAAATGTATCATCCACCTCTACATCTATCATCCAACCCTACATCTATCATCCAACCCTACAGCGCTAAATGTATCATCCACCCCTACATCTATCATCCAACCCTACACCGCTAAATGTATCATCCACCCCTACATCTATCAGCCAACCCTACATCTATCAGCCAACCCTACACCGCTAAATGTATCATCCACCCCTACATCTATCATCCAACCCTACAGCGCTAAATGTATCATCCACCCCTACATCTATCATCCACCCCTACATCTATCATCCAACCCTACAGCGCTAAATGTATCATCCACCCCTACATCTATCATCCAACCCTACAGCGCTAAATGTATCATCCACCCCTACATCTATCATCCAACCCTACACCGCTAAATGTATCATCCACCCCTACATCTATCATCAAACCCTACAGCGCTAAATGTATCACCCCGCCTGTCATCTCTAATCTCTTCTGAGATGGTTTGGACTCCATCCAAACAAACTGCTGTGTCACTGAGCACTTTGTGGCTaacatggagagaggaatcCGCCACCACTAAAAAACAAACTTTCCCCTCATCTTTACCTTGAACTACATTTCTAGATGGTTACACTTTGTGGTACTTTTGGACTAATCAATTATTGTGAATAAATCAATTTTGCCAAAACAAGCATAACTGGCGTCTAGTCACAAGCACATACTTGGCCTGAAAAGAGTAGAATGGACAGGGTTGTGTTGTGTAGCTTTAGATAGAATAGATAGCATCACCTGCTCAGTATCTGTTTACTGAACACTGAAACTGCTCTGGCTCATTGTGTCTCATGTACTGTGTTCAATAATGGAGTACATGAGGAGCAGCCAGATATGCTTTGCAGAGCCAAAGATGCATGGTAATGCTGCGTTGCATTTCACCCCAtacactcctccacctcctcctccacctcctcctcctcctccacctcatcctccttctcctctgactgctgcatccattaaatgatcAATCTGCCAAAAGACACAAAATGAGtgcatattgtgtgtgtctgtgtgtgtgtgtgtgtgtttgtgtgtgtgtgtgtgtgtgtgtgtgtgtgtctgtgtgtgtgtgtgtgtgtgtgtgtgtgtgtgtgtgtgtgtgtgtgtgtgcgtgtgtgtgtctgtgtgtgtgcgtgtgcgtgtgcgtgtgtgtgtgtgtgtgtgtgtgtgggaaggagggtatgtgtgtgcatgtgtttgtctgtaattGTGTCTGGGTcaatgtgtgtttaagtgtcttcaagtgtgtgtgtgtgtgtttatgtttgtgtgtgtgtgagagtgtgtgtgtgtgtgtgtgtgtgtgtgtgtgtgtgtgtgtgtgtgtgtgagagtgtgtgtgtgtttgtgagtgtatctgt belongs to Gadus chalcogrammus isolate NIFS_2021 chromosome 5, NIFS_Gcha_1.0, whole genome shotgun sequence and includes:
- the jade1 gene encoding protein Jade-1, whose translation is MKRVRQLSSSDESDHGSNSTCWSQHSQTMARRSTGMKASEVFRTDLITAMKVHDSQCLSAEDFYVLADPWRQDWEKGVQVPVSPQSLPQPIARVVCEPSRETSYTRPKKLVRLSGSEALGYVDIRTLADAVCRYDLNEDDQAWLLAVNQELREMGLPLLDEITMETVMEEFERHCHDNMSHAVQTEEGLGIEYDDDVVCEVCHSPDGEDNNEMVFCDKCNICVHQACYGIQKVPEGSWLCRTCALGLSPRCQLCPQRGGAMKPTRSGTKWAHVSCALWIPEVSIGNPEKMEPITNVSHIPSSRWALLCCVCQDKTGACIQCSAKNCRVAFHVTCGLKNKLKMITFLTEEDEVKFKSFCPKHSGPEEEEEEEEGGADKRSWRRGRVRGEEDEQEDKKRGNLRQLKLQQLEEEFPAFVAAEEVAERLRLSAELVDFLFQYWKLKRKANFNQPLLTPKKEEEESLARREQEVLLRRLQLFTHLRQDLERVRNLSYMVTRREKMKRSLCRLQEQMFHKQLLLLEQLSADPSATDPDQNLSEGSSSTTSSTTSSTTSTTSTSSTSSSSKGRRLRPDRRTRGRSSPASPPHGAKGSGSRSTRQPAPDQNQGALPEGRRGPERGSPVPEGRRKASEGPSPRRLDKTVCVRLVDIRLLHPPPGSTYSTSCSQLKNWGKFRIPKRAERPPPSELPSPEAPRPRLRSGAAPPGAPPTGQGAEPGGQEAEPSPKRCHSHQLRRDATLGRRYGNHIIRQGVLAS